The genomic window CACTTCTATATCAGTAAGTGgctctttttttgtgaagaGAGATTCCAGCAATTTGGTCCTTGATAAtctttcttgcttttcaaAATCCTCCTTCTCTTGCTCTCGATCCTTCTGCCTTAGCTCCCAATCCTTCTGCTTTATCTCCCAAATAGACTGAATCTCCAACATCACATTCCCTTTGTCTTCCACAGTTGTTGTCTTACTCACAGCCTTTTTTGCTTTCGCCTTTGCAGCTTTAACACCAATAGGACGAGACAttgcttcttctgcttcatgGGTTTGTGGCTGGGAGGTTGAAGCCTTGTCagactttcttcttttggacATTACAGTTGCTTTAGTAGAAGGAGCAGAGAGCCATTTCTGTTCAAAGCGAAGCACTCTCCAAGCATGCTCAAGGGTGAACTTACCATGTTCGCTGTTGTAGATTTCATGTGCTAATGCAACGACATCATCGTCATTCTGTCCACTAGATTTCTGCTTTGTTGCAGCTTCATAGCTCCCTACAAACTTGCCTACACCTTCATTGATCTTAGTCCACCTCTGCTTTATGTGAcctgtctctctcttttccacACCGTTGAGCTTTGGACTTGCTCCGTAATAGGCAGCAATACGTGACCAAAAGGCATAACCCTTTTGTTCATTGCCTATTACTGCATCTTTACTTGTGTTGAGCCAAGCACTGACAAGCACCAAGTCTTCACCGGCAGACcatttccttctctctct from Arabidopsis thaliana chromosome 3, partial sequence includes these protein-coding regions:
- a CDS encoding DNA binding protein (DNA binding; BEST Arabidopsis thaliana protein match is: glutathione S-transferase THETA 3 (TAIR:AT5G41220.1); Has 545 Blast hits to 544 proteins in 20 species: Archae - 0; Bacteria - 1; Metazoa - 18; Fungi - 0; Plants - 496; Viruses - 0; Other Eukaryotes - 30 (source: NCBI BLink).) gives rise to the protein MDPYSHGSSFMNLLTSQQEAHNLETNPYDDDVSPNQAAHTPKVKRERRKWSAGEDLVLVSAWLNTSKDAVIGNEQKGYAFWSRIAAYYGASPKLNGVEKRETGHIKQRWTKINEGVGKFVGSYEAATKQKSSGQNDDDVVALAHEIYNSEHGKFTLEHAWRVLRFEQKWLSAPSTKATVMSKRRKSDKASTSQPQTHEAEEAMSRPIGVKAAKAKAKKAVSKTTTVEDKGNVMLEIQSIWEIKQKDWELRQKDREQEKEDFEKQERLSRTKLLESLFTKKEPLTDIEVALKNKLINEMLSNS